The Bacteroidota bacterium genome segment TACTTTATTCGCTTACGCACAGCCGGCGGCAACACGGTGCTGAAACTGATTCGCGAATAAATACGCACTTATTGGCTGCTTGCTAAGGCTGCTTCGGGAAACCGGAGCAGCCTTTTTTATGACAATTACCTGTATATGCATCAATTTTAAGCACACGCAGCCCAAAGGCTTTGTAACTTTGCATGCGCAGCAGGCAACCATGTTTTCTGCGAATGTTTTTATGATGCAAATTGCCCGTCCTTCCGCAGTGGCTGATTTACTCGAAGCCACCACCTATTCGCCCAAGCTGAAACAAATTGCCCGCAAGGTGCTAGACGGTGAGCGTATTACCCCTGCCGAAGGCGAATTGCTTTACACAGATGCCGATCTGGCCTTTGTTGGATCGCTGGCCAACCACATCCGCCAGAAACGCCATGGCGACTACACCTATTTCAACCGCAACTTCCATATCGAGCCCACAAACATCTGCGTGTATGATTGCAAGTTCTGCTCCTACTCGCGCCTGCTCAAGCAAAAAGAGGGTGCCTGGGAACTTTCCGTACCCGAAATGTTGCAGTTAGTACGCAATTACGACGGAAAGCCGATTACCGAAGTGCATATTGTGGGCGGCGTACACCCGAAAATGGGGCTCGACTTTTTTGCCGGCCTGCTTAAAGAAGTGAAAAATATCAGGCCCGATTTGCACATCAAGGCTTTTACCGCTGTGGAACTTTACTACATGTTCCGTAAGGCCAAAAAAACCGTGGAAGAAGGCTTGCAATACCTCAAAGACCACGGCCTTGATTCATTGCCCGGCGGCGGCGCCGAAATTTTCGATGAACAGGTGCGTGCCATTATTTCCGAAGATAAATGCTCGTCGGCAGAATGGCTTTACATCCATGAAGCGGCGCATAAACTCGGCATACCCTCAAACGCCACCATGCTCTACGG includes the following:
- the mqnE gene encoding aminofutalosine synthase MqnE, with product MQIARPSAVADLLEATTYSPKLKQIARKVLDGERITPAEGELLYTDADLAFVGSLANHIRQKRHGDYTYFNRNFHIEPTNICVYDCKFCSYSRLLKQKEGAWELSVPEMLQLVRNYDGKPITEVHIVGGVHPKMGLDFFAGLLKEVKNIRPDLHIKAFTAVELYYMFRKAKKTVEEGLQYLKDHGLDSLPGGGAEIFDEQVRAIISEDKCSSAEWLYIHEAAHKLGIPSNATMLYGHVENYAHRIDHMERLRQLQDRTGGFNTFIPLKFRNKDNQMSHIAEVSVIEDLKNYAVSRIYLDNFAHVKAYWPMIGRTTTQLALSFGVDDIDGTIDDSTKIYTMAGSEEQSPKLSTEELVKLIKDVKRHPVERDTLYNVVQDYLNFDFTTNSPAQNGAPLLN